The following proteins come from a genomic window of Brevibacillus antibioticus:
- a CDS encoding Crp/Fnr family transcriptional regulator, with amino-acid sequence MTGNGTTFVEQISSDFVNSLETFSVRKNFVPGAVLFLDGERADQLFLISSGQIKLTKNTNDGKELTLQVFGAGELVGVSGLFEQELMYTSTGTMLMEGEIWIIPRQGLEKMLIKNGQFCVDFLRWMGLMNRRMQSKFRDLLLNGKMGALYSTLIRMSNTYGKPHPEGILIDLSLTNRDLAQFIGLTRESVNRMLSDLKKQDTIDLLPQGLILIKDLAYLKEAIYCDDCPPDICQM; translated from the coding sequence ATGACCGGAAATGGCACAACATTTGTAGAGCAGATTTCTTCCGATTTTGTGAATAGCCTTGAAACATTTTCTGTTCGGAAAAATTTTGTTCCTGGAGCCGTTCTGTTTTTGGATGGTGAAAGAGCCGATCAGCTATTCTTAATTTCGTCGGGCCAGATTAAGCTCACAAAAAACACGAACGATGGAAAAGAACTGACACTACAAGTATTTGGTGCAGGAGAGCTAGTCGGCGTCTCCGGGCTTTTCGAACAGGAATTGATGTACACCTCTACAGGCACCATGTTGATGGAGGGTGAGATATGGATCATCCCGCGACAAGGGTTAGAAAAAATGCTCATCAAAAACGGTCAATTTTGCGTAGACTTCCTGCGTTGGATGGGATTGATGAACAGGCGGATGCAGTCTAAATTTCGTGATTTGCTACTCAATGGCAAAATGGGCGCCTTGTATTCAACGCTAATCCGCATGAGTAACACGTACGGCAAGCCACACCCCGAAGGAATCCTCATCGACCTTTCCCTTACCAATCGTGATTTGGCACAATTCATTGGCCTGACACGAGAAAGTGTCAACCGAATGCTTTCCGATCTGAAAAAACAGGACACTATCGATCTACTTCCCCAGGGGCTTATCTTGATTAAGGACCTTGCCTATTTAAAAGAAGCGATTTATTGTGATGACTGCCCTCCTGATATTTGCCAAATGTGA
- a CDS encoding molybdopterin oxidoreductase family protein: MPKDKFLKVIENKIHPNEKLVSTHCCYCGMQCGMNLRVDTTTNKIIGVEPRYDFPVNLGKMCPKGVTAYQQVNHPDRIQLPLIRTDASLKGTAEGFREASWEEALDLIVSKFKELQHNYGKDTLSVYSGVSMTNEKCYLTGKFARVALQTRYIDYNGRFCMSSAAAGLNRSLGIDRGSTIPWTDIHQTDCLFLAGSNAAECHPTSMFRIWEVQNRGGYLIVADPRETPLARRADIHLDLRPGTDLALANGIVHLLIKNGHIDEDFIRNHTNGFEETKEVVATFTPEYVSEITGVSVEKIVRTADIFGRAPDAIVMFCRGVEQQSKGTDNVSAYTNMSLVTGKIGRPKSGVATLTGQGNGQGGREHGQKADQLPGYRKLDNPEHVREIACAWGISAEEMPQKGVSAYEMFQLMKDKTIRSLYLLCSNPVVSAPNLNHVRESLKSLDFMVCCDFYLSESAEYADVVLPVTTWAEDDGTTTNLEGRIIRHRQAQDWFAESKPDWWIQIEIAKRMGRGQFFTHLKSPQDIFNEIRQVSKGGVADYYGVTYEKIDQNNGVFWPCREEGDEGQPHLFLDKKFYHPDGKAKICALPYRPPAEEPDEEYPLRLTTGRVVFHYLSGNQTRRIPFLTDMYPDPLLEVHPKTATRYGIEHDELVTLKTRRGEAQYRVKVIEAIREDTVFVPYHWGKAQSINLLTNPALDPYSKMPEFKACAAKIIKHKHGGVRHG, from the coding sequence ATGCCAAAGGATAAATTTTTAAAAGTAATTGAAAACAAGATACATCCTAACGAAAAATTGGTTAGCACGCACTGCTGCTACTGCGGTATGCAATGCGGGATGAACCTGCGTGTAGATACAACGACGAACAAGATTATCGGAGTGGAGCCACGGTACGATTTCCCTGTCAATCTGGGTAAGATGTGCCCAAAAGGGGTGACGGCTTATCAGCAGGTGAATCATCCGGATCGGATACAGCTGCCGTTAATTCGAACAGATGCATCACTAAAAGGCACGGCGGAAGGCTTTCGAGAAGCGTCATGGGAAGAAGCGCTTGACTTGATCGTTTCCAAGTTCAAGGAATTGCAACACAACTATGGCAAAGATACCTTGTCTGTTTACTCTGGCGTTTCCATGACGAACGAAAAATGCTATCTCACGGGTAAGTTTGCGCGGGTTGCCTTGCAAACTCGCTATATCGACTACAATGGCCGCTTCTGTATGTCCTCCGCAGCGGCAGGATTGAATCGAAGCTTGGGGATTGACCGCGGTTCTACCATTCCCTGGACGGACATTCACCAAACAGACTGCTTGTTTTTGGCCGGATCAAACGCGGCCGAGTGTCACCCAACCAGCATGTTCCGTATTTGGGAAGTGCAAAATCGAGGCGGCTATCTGATCGTAGCCGATCCAAGGGAAACACCTTTGGCACGTCGAGCTGATATCCACCTGGATCTGCGGCCTGGGACAGATTTGGCGCTCGCAAACGGAATCGTTCATCTCCTGATCAAGAATGGGCACATAGATGAAGACTTTATTCGAAATCATACGAATGGTTTTGAAGAAACAAAAGAAGTGGTTGCTACCTTCACACCGGAGTATGTCAGCGAAATAACAGGGGTTTCGGTGGAGAAGATTGTGCGGACTGCCGACATTTTCGGGAGGGCACCCGATGCGATCGTGATGTTTTGCCGTGGTGTGGAACAGCAGTCGAAAGGGACAGACAACGTATCCGCCTATACCAACATGTCTCTCGTCACAGGCAAGATTGGCCGACCAAAATCAGGTGTGGCAACCCTCACTGGTCAAGGAAACGGTCAGGGGGGGCGGGAACACGGGCAAAAAGCCGATCAATTGCCTGGCTACCGCAAGCTCGACAATCCTGAACATGTGCGTGAAATCGCATGTGCTTGGGGTATCTCCGCGGAAGAAATGCCGCAGAAAGGTGTTTCTGCCTATGAGATGTTCCAGCTGATGAAGGATAAAACGATTCGCAGCTTATACTTACTCTGCTCCAATCCGGTTGTAAGTGCGCCAAATCTAAACCATGTTCGGGAGTCCCTGAAAAGTCTGGATTTTATGGTTTGCTGCGACTTTTACTTGTCCGAATCAGCGGAATACGCCGATGTCGTTCTTCCCGTTACGACTTGGGCAGAGGACGATGGAACGACTACCAATCTCGAAGGTCGCATCATTCGTCACCGTCAGGCACAGGATTGGTTTGCCGAATCCAAGCCTGACTGGTGGATTCAAATAGAAATCGCCAAAAGAATGGGGCGCGGACAATTCTTTACTCACTTGAAGTCTCCACAGGATATTTTCAATGAAATACGTCAGGTCTCCAAAGGCGGAGTAGCTGACTACTACGGGGTCACCTACGAGAAAATTGACCAAAACAATGGTGTTTTCTGGCCGTGCCGCGAGGAGGGCGACGAGGGACAGCCCCATTTATTCCTGGATAAAAAGTTTTATCACCCGGATGGCAAAGCCAAAATATGTGCGCTGCCGTACCGTCCGCCAGCCGAGGAGCCGGATGAAGAATATCCTTTGCGGTTAACGACGGGGCGAGTTGTGTTCCACTATTTGTCCGGGAACCAGACAAGACGAATCCCGTTTTTGACGGACATGTATCCTGATCCGCTGCTAGAGGTTCACCCAAAAACAGCGACACGCTATGGTATTGAACACGATGAGCTGGTCACTCTGAAAACGAGAAGAGGCGAGGCGCAGTACCGCGTGAAAGTGATCGAGGCGATTCGAGAGGATACGGTGTTTGTTCCGTACCATTGGGGAAAAGCGCAGTCTATCAATCTGCTGACCAACCCGGCGTTGGACCCTTACAGCAAAATGCCTGAGTTTAAAGCGTGCGCCGCGAAAATCATCAAGCACAAACATGGAGGAGTTCGCCATGGGTAA
- a CDS encoding 4Fe-4S dicluster domain-containing protein: MGKQVLYIEMDNCIGCRSCLAACTQCGGHDNRNRNYVLDVDPFISRQTIPLMCLHCVNPACARSCPAQAIQIADTGAVLSALVEKCIGCQNCTIACPYGIPKFDEEQNLMYKCDLCYDRTKEGIPPMCASVCPTNTLQWIEEAELEEKRAQIPLANGKWTASHDPDVLEGETNVKISLPGILQGKQKLF; this comes from the coding sequence ATGGGTAAACAAGTCTTATACATCGAAATGGACAATTGCATTGGTTGTCGAAGCTGCTTGGCGGCGTGCACACAGTGTGGAGGTCACGACAACCGAAATCGAAACTACGTACTGGATGTGGACCCGTTTATCAGCAGACAAACGATTCCTCTCATGTGCTTACATTGTGTGAATCCTGCTTGTGCCCGCAGCTGTCCTGCTCAGGCGATTCAAATCGCAGATACTGGGGCCGTATTGTCAGCCCTGGTAGAAAAATGCATCGGTTGTCAAAATTGTACGATTGCCTGCCCCTATGGGATTCCTAAATTTGATGAAGAGCAGAATCTCATGTACAAGTGCGATCTATGCTACGACCGTACGAAAGAGGGAATCCCGCCGATGTGCGCTTCGGTTTGCCCGACAAACACCTTGCAGTGGATTGAGGAAGCAGAGCTGGAAGAAAAACGGGCACAGATTCCTTTGGCCAATGGCAAATGGACTGCCAGCCACGATCCGGATGTGCTGGAAGGCGAAACCAATGTGAAAATTAGCCTGCCTGGCATTCTGCAGGGCAAACAGAAGCTATTCTAG
- a CDS encoding Rieske (2Fe-2S) protein — protein sequence MENEKTRPIPLKDDNYTHNINRSNERSLDRRSFMKTMVGAAGLFAASTLPWGALAAKELMGSSSKTFPAQKIANLSDIKPGDAIEFNYPGEHDSALFVYVKEKEYKAYQNACTHLRCPVFWDRDEKELLCPCHHGKFDIATGKPLAGPPRRPLPEIVLQEKDGAVYAVGVKRYEEQL from the coding sequence ATGGAGAACGAGAAAACCCGCCCAATTCCGTTGAAGGATGACAATTATACACATAATATCAATCGTTCCAATGAGCGTAGTCTGGATCGACGGAGTTTTATGAAAACAATGGTAGGAGCAGCCGGTCTTTTCGCGGCATCTACTCTGCCATGGGGGGCATTAGCTGCCAAGGAGCTGATGGGTTCATCCAGCAAGACGTTTCCCGCACAAAAAATCGCGAATCTCAGCGATATCAAACCCGGAGATGCGATTGAGTTTAACTATCCAGGAGAGCATGACAGCGCGTTGTTCGTGTATGTGAAGGAAAAAGAGTACAAGGCGTATCAAAATGCATGCACCCACCTGCGTTGTCCGGTATTTTGGGACCGGGATGAGAAAGAGCTGCTATGTCCTTGCCATCATGGGAAATTTGATATCGCCACAGGTAAGCCGCTCGCTGGTCCCCCGAGAAGACCGCTTCCGGAAATTGTGCTGCAAGAGAAAGATGGAGCTGTATACGCTGTAGGGGTGAAGAGATATGAAGAGCAGCTATAG
- a CDS encoding hemerythrin domain-containing protein: protein MGPSPIGCMGMMQEFEGRRKLCPALEKLKDEHLSLAEQMNELVHLATNLKSTADPTKRKKGLTELHELASSFRAELEKHSRREEEDLYPLMANYIEREMGPIAAMEEEHDLIHESLMSFMRIVEKEQSEPVEIEAVHSHLLKSIEILMEHFYKEESVLFPMAEYVLSDAEKEQLRVLFQA, encoded by the coding sequence ATGGGACCATCGCCTATAGGATGTATGGGGATGATGCAGGAGTTTGAAGGGAGAAGGAAGCTGTGTCCGGCTCTGGAAAAATTGAAAGACGAGCACTTATCATTGGCTGAGCAGATGAATGAGCTCGTACATCTAGCAACTAACCTGAAATCTACAGCCGATCCTACTAAAAGAAAGAAGGGCTTAACGGAGCTTCATGAGCTGGCGTCCTCGTTTCGGGCGGAACTGGAGAAACACTCCAGACGTGAGGAGGAAGACCTGTATCCCCTGATGGCTAACTATATCGAACGGGAAATGGGACCGATTGCTGCCATGGAGGAAGAGCATGATCTTATTCATGAAAGCCTGATGTCGTTCATGCGAATTGTAGAAAAGGAACAGTCTGAACCAGTTGAAATAGAAGCGGTCCACTCTCACTTGCTGAAGTCAATAGAAATCCTCATGGAACATTTCTATAAAGAAGAGAGTGTGCTGTTCCCGATGGCAGAATACGTATTGAGTGACGCAGAAAAAGAGCAGTTGCGAGTACTGTTTCAAGCTTAG
- a CDS encoding DUF4183 domain-containing protein produces MPIVKPYLTSLRFTSTMGAGTGTGAAFAIAATAFTTDAGAAATAFPGTFAFYNLYVNGVLQAGNTSTITTTAITIPDGNAENGGTPVVVEFVVN; encoded by the coding sequence GTGCCGATTGTTAAACCGTATTTAACCTCATTGAGATTTACGTCCACCATGGGTGCTGGAACTGGTACTGGTGCAGCGTTTGCCATTGCGGCAACTGCATTTACCACTGACGCTGGCGCTGCTGCGACAGCATTTCCTGGTACGTTTGCTTTTTACAATCTCTACGTCAACGGTGTGCTTCAGGCAGGTAATACTTCCACAATCACAACGACAGCGATCACGATTCCAGATGGAAATGCCGAAAACGGTGGTACACCCGTAGTTGTAGAATTTGTCGTTAACTAA
- a CDS encoding DUF4183 domain-containing protein — translation MRRYVTQSYTVRRQCLQIVQPLGCPGIFPVKPSPTCPPCPPCPCTPGIIRTETYQYTAISDGVKNVYTNRDAVMPFSTSGILDPNEVSVVNLFINGMLQPPNLYVVQPGVLILSDIPVQGVPLILQFIKMIVS, via the coding sequence ATGAGGCGCTATGTCACACAGTCATACACCGTGAGGAGACAGTGTCTGCAAATCGTCCAGCCATTAGGTTGTCCCGGGATTTTTCCAGTAAAGCCCTCCCCCACGTGTCCTCCCTGTCCCCCATGTCCATGTACGCCTGGTATCATACGAACAGAAACCTATCAGTATACAGCAATATCAGATGGAGTCAAAAATGTGTATACCAACCGTGATGCTGTCATGCCATTCAGTACTTCCGGGATTCTGGATCCGAATGAAGTTTCGGTTGTGAATCTATTCATCAATGGAATGCTACAACCTCCCAATTTGTATGTGGTCCAGCCGGGAGTTTTGATTTTGAGTGACATTCCTGTACAAGGGGTTCCTCTTATTCTTCAGTTCATCAAAATGATTGTCTCATAA
- a CDS encoding SDR family oxidoreductase: MYPRYPYYSYKTTCEETPLTFPPQHQDRQPGMEYLMVPRPIFDNPDYIGSGKLRGKVAIITGGDSGIGRAVAVAFAKEGAAVAIPYLDEHIDAEETKQVVEYYGGQCLLLPGDLRDEAWCREVVRQTVACFGKVDVLVLNQGVQFPQESILQISREQLEDTFRTNLFPLFYITQEALPHLQPGSSIISTASVTAYAGHPQLVDYSATKGAIVSFTRSLSLQLVKQGIRVNAVAPGPIWTPLQVSSYSAEYITTLGVDTPMRRAGQPFELAPTYVYLASDDSGYVTGQVLHVNGGMMTET, from the coding sequence ATGTATCCGAGATACCCATACTACAGTTACAAAACTACTTGTGAAGAAACTCCCCTTACGTTTCCGCCTCAGCATCAGGATCGACAACCGGGGATGGAATACTTGATGGTCCCGCGACCGATTTTCGATAATCCTGACTATATCGGAAGCGGGAAGCTTCGGGGAAAGGTAGCGATTATAACGGGTGGAGATAGCGGGATCGGCCGTGCCGTAGCGGTTGCTTTTGCGAAGGAGGGGGCAGCTGTAGCGATTCCTTATTTGGATGAGCACATCGACGCCGAGGAGACCAAGCAAGTCGTTGAGTATTACGGAGGGCAATGTTTGCTGCTGCCGGGAGACTTGCGCGACGAGGCTTGGTGTCGGGAGGTAGTACGCCAGACGGTTGCCTGTTTTGGCAAAGTGGATGTGCTTGTTTTGAATCAAGGCGTACAGTTTCCACAAGAAAGCATCCTCCAGATAAGTCGCGAGCAACTGGAAGACACGTTTCGCACCAACCTGTTCCCCTTATTTTACATCACACAAGAGGCGTTGCCGCATTTGCAGCCTGGCAGTTCCATCATTAGTACGGCATCGGTTACTGCCTATGCCGGTCATCCGCAATTGGTTGATTATTCAGCAACTAAAGGGGCCATCGTCTCCTTTACCCGCTCCTTGTCCCTTCAATTGGTCAAGCAAGGCATCCGGGTGAATGCAGTTGCTCCTGGACCAATCTGGACACCGCTGCAAGTATCCAGCTATTCGGCAGAATACATCACAACTTTGGGTGTCGACACGCCGATGCGTCGCGCAGGACAGCCGTTTGAGCTGGCTCCGACCTATGTCTACCTGGCCTCGGATGATTCGGGATATGTCACGGGCCAGGTATTGCATGTCAATGGTGGAATGATGACAGAGACGTAG
- a CDS encoding undecaprenyl-diphosphatase — translation MNGMEINIHYFRLINDLGKEYPALNPVAFCVAEYTVFILALSALVYWFTRKHENRIMVVCATFTFVIAELFGKVAGSLHANNQPFAELANVNQLVQKAVDNSFPSDHTILFFSFCMTYWLFRKTTGPLWMLLAACVGLSRILVGVHYPADVIVGALISIGSALAVYIIVPRLSFVHTLLAFYEKGEQAILPTKSKTRDF, via the coding sequence ATGAATGGCATGGAAATCAACATTCACTATTTTCGCTTGATTAATGACTTGGGGAAAGAGTATCCGGCTCTCAATCCCGTGGCTTTTTGCGTAGCGGAATATACGGTGTTTATTCTGGCGTTAAGCGCTTTGGTGTATTGGTTTACGAGAAAACATGAAAATCGCATCATGGTCGTTTGTGCGACGTTTACGTTTGTCATCGCTGAGCTATTCGGGAAAGTAGCTGGAAGCCTTCATGCGAATAATCAGCCATTCGCAGAGCTTGCGAATGTCAATCAATTGGTACAAAAAGCAGTCGACAATTCGTTTCCCAGCGACCATACGATCCTATTTTTTTCCTTTTGCATGACCTACTGGCTTTTTAGAAAGACGACAGGACCACTCTGGATGCTACTTGCTGCTTGCGTCGGGCTTTCTCGCATTTTGGTAGGCGTACATTATCCAGCAGATGTCATTGTAGGTGCCCTGATCAGCATTGGGTCTGCCTTGGCCGTCTATATAATCGTGCCGAGATTGAGTTTTGTCCATACGCTACTTGCTTTCTATGAAAAAGGAGAGCAAGCGATCTTGCCTACCAAATCGAAGACGAGAGATTTTTGA
- a CDS encoding ABC transporter substrate-binding protein has product MKKRRFLSVLGLIGLAAALLISGCSSQSSTQQGDKVELYMGYNSDPPTKKKMEEIISKFEQSHPHIKIKTMTAPYDDFYQKLTTQIAAGNAPDLWQSDGTKVFGYAQRGAILDITDYVTKEINKEELNGLEFNKDSDGKYWGVPQGIQVGALFYNKDLFDKAGVSYPTADWTWDDLKAASVKLTLDANGKNADDPSFDKKSVKQYGFAFFGSSRGAFNILKAYGGGVLDPTLKKSIINSTENKKAVEWMVDGMQRKLFPNPADLKAFQSNFKAFLSGAVAMQIDIYAATTSMNGAGLNYDVAPMPKGPDGKRFAPVIANSWVINKKAEEEKVKAAKEWITYWTTSDEAQKEWTEVGEAIPVKKSVANSEMFLNPATKPENKKVFLDTLEFAGTIDTNAVFTEWVKVFTDNLAELFMDKYGTDEFITKTDEGIQKVLDDFFKKQ; this is encoded by the coding sequence ATGAAAAAGAGAAGGTTTCTCTCAGTACTCGGGCTGATTGGCTTAGCCGCGGCATTGCTTATTTCGGGATGTAGCAGCCAGTCCTCCACACAGCAGGGGGACAAAGTCGAATTGTATATGGGCTACAACTCTGATCCACCCACGAAGAAAAAGATGGAAGAAATTATCTCAAAATTCGAACAATCTCATCCACACATCAAAATCAAGACGATGACGGCTCCTTATGATGACTTTTATCAAAAGCTGACCACTCAGATCGCGGCAGGGAATGCGCCTGATCTTTGGCAGAGCGACGGGACAAAAGTATTTGGTTACGCCCAACGCGGCGCGATTCTCGACATCACCGACTACGTCACGAAAGAAATCAACAAAGAAGAGCTCAACGGTTTGGAGTTCAACAAAGACTCAGATGGGAAGTATTGGGGCGTGCCGCAGGGCATCCAAGTTGGAGCGCTTTTCTACAACAAGGATTTGTTCGACAAAGCGGGCGTGTCATACCCTACGGCTGACTGGACCTGGGATGATTTGAAGGCGGCTTCCGTCAAGCTGACCCTCGATGCCAACGGGAAAAATGCAGACGATCCTTCCTTTGACAAAAAATCAGTGAAGCAGTACGGCTTCGCGTTTTTTGGTAGCTCACGCGGTGCGTTTAACATCTTGAAAGCGTATGGTGGCGGGGTATTGGACCCGACGTTGAAAAAATCGATTATCAACAGCACAGAGAACAAAAAAGCGGTCGAGTGGATGGTCGACGGCATGCAGCGCAAGCTATTCCCGAATCCGGCTGATCTAAAGGCGTTCCAAAGCAACTTCAAAGCGTTTTTGAGCGGGGCTGTGGCAATGCAGATTGATATTTACGCAGCAACAACCTCGATGAATGGTGCAGGGTTGAATTACGATGTCGCTCCTATGCCAAAAGGACCGGACGGCAAACGCTTCGCACCCGTAATCGCCAACTCATGGGTCATCAACAAAAAAGCAGAGGAAGAGAAGGTCAAGGCCGCTAAGGAATGGATTACCTACTGGACGACTTCGGATGAAGCGCAAAAAGAGTGGACAGAAGTAGGCGAAGCCATTCCGGTGAAAAAATCAGTGGCGAATTCCGAAATGTTCCTAAATCCAGCCACGAAGCCGGAAAACAAAAAAGTGTTCCTCGACACCTTGGAGTTCGCAGGCACGATTGATACCAACGCTGTCTTTACCGAGTGGGTGAAGGTGTTTACGGATAATCTGGCAGAGCTGTTCATGGATAAATACGGAACGGATGAATTCATCACGAAAACAGACGAAGGCATTCAAAAAGTTCTGGATGACTTTTTCAAGAAGCAGTAG
- a CDS encoding carbohydrate ABC transporter permease gives MLELQTKQQAKPAVKKRKWLDSEGRWGLLLVSPYLIHFLVFVVGTSVASLYFSFSDYDILNPPKWTGLDNYEKLFEDPLFYRSLWNTFYFTLLYVPAKTFLALLLAVALNQKLKGLKFFRMVHFLPVISSWTVIAYVADAVFNQRIGFANAFLTKLGIAPQNWLIDEFWVIPVLVLIAIWKSVGYMMIIFLAGLQGISSDMYEAASIDGANAWQKFWRVTVPMISGTTFLVIILNTIYSFQNFEQIFVMTGGSTEAGSTGGANNASLVLMLFMFRQAFSFFKMGYASAIAWVLFLILLAITLIQFKLQKKWVHYD, from the coding sequence ATGCTAGAGCTGCAAACCAAGCAACAGGCGAAGCCTGCTGTGAAAAAGAGAAAATGGTTGGATAGCGAGGGGAGATGGGGACTGCTCCTGGTCTCCCCTTATCTCATCCACTTTCTCGTATTCGTCGTGGGAACGTCGGTCGCGTCATTGTACTTCAGCTTTTCGGACTACGATATTTTAAATCCGCCTAAATGGACGGGCTTGGACAACTATGAAAAGCTGTTTGAAGACCCGCTGTTTTATCGCTCGTTATGGAATACGTTCTATTTTACGCTTCTGTACGTTCCGGCCAAAACGTTTTTGGCGTTGCTGTTAGCGGTAGCCCTCAATCAAAAGCTGAAGGGGCTGAAATTTTTCAGGATGGTTCACTTTTTGCCAGTCATCTCCTCCTGGACGGTGATCGCGTATGTAGCGGATGCGGTATTTAACCAGCGGATCGGTTTTGCCAATGCTTTTCTGACCAAACTGGGCATCGCCCCGCAAAACTGGCTGATTGATGAATTCTGGGTCATCCCGGTCTTGGTTCTCATTGCGATTTGGAAGTCAGTCGGCTACATGATGATTATTTTTCTCGCTGGACTGCAAGGAATTTCTTCTGACATGTACGAGGCAGCCTCGATAGATGGTGCCAACGCTTGGCAAAAGTTTTGGCGAGTAACAGTCCCGATGATTTCTGGCACGACGTTTCTGGTCATCATCTTGAATACGATTTACTCCTTCCAAAACTTCGAGCAGATTTTTGTCATGACGGGTGGCTCTACGGAGGCAGGCTCGACAGGTGGAGCGAATAACGCCAGCCTTGTCCTGATGCTATTCATGTTCCGTCAAGCATTCAGCTTTTTCAAAATGGGCTACGCCTCTGCTATCGCGTGGGTGTTGTTCCTCATCCTGCTTGCCATTACGCTCATCCAATTCAAGCTGCAAAAGAAATGGGTTCATTATGATTAA
- a CDS encoding carbohydrate ABC transporter permease: MQKRFPLNKIVGYLFVIASALIMLVPFLTTVFNSLKTYKQYMQFPPEWLPNPTQWSNYATVWEQANFSSYTINSLIVAILSVIGALLSSSMIAFAFARLRFPFRDTLFMIVLGTMMIPGIVTIVPQFIIFKNLGLLDTLAPLWILEWLGQPFAIFLMRQAFLNIPKDYEEAAKLDGCNPFQIYWRVFLPMCKPSLATLAVFTFMGKWNEILAPVIYLISDENFTLPIGILSLSGQYKTEDQLLVAGALISLIPILIVFLFAEKYFVEGSKTSGLK; the protein is encoded by the coding sequence ATGCAAAAGCGTTTTCCACTCAATAAAATCGTCGGATACCTGTTTGTCATAGCGAGTGCGTTGATTATGCTGGTACCGTTTTTGACGACTGTGTTTAACTCGCTGAAAACTTACAAGCAGTACATGCAATTTCCGCCAGAATGGCTGCCCAATCCAACACAGTGGAGCAACTATGCAACCGTGTGGGAACAGGCGAATTTTAGCAGCTATACGATCAACAGTCTGATTGTCGCGATTCTTTCTGTTATCGGGGCTTTATTGTCCAGCTCGATGATTGCCTTTGCCTTTGCCAGGCTGCGTTTTCCTTTCCGCGACACGCTGTTCATGATCGTGCTGGGAACGATGATGATCCCGGGGATTGTCACGATCGTCCCGCAGTTTATTATCTTTAAAAATTTGGGACTGCTCGACACGTTGGCTCCGCTTTGGATTTTGGAGTGGCTCGGACAGCCGTTTGCCATTTTTTTAATGAGGCAAGCATTTTTAAATATCCCGAAGGATTACGAAGAGGCGGCAAAGCTGGATGGCTGCAATCCGTTCCAGATTTACTGGCGAGTGTTTTTGCCGATGTGCAAGCCTTCCTTGGCAACTCTGGCGGTCTTTACGTTTATGGGGAAGTGGAATGAGATTTTAGCGCCAGTCATTTATCTCATTTCGGACGAAAACTTCACGCTGCCGATCGGGATATTGTCTTTGAGTGGTCAGTACAAGACAGAGGATCAACTGCTGGTGGCTGGGGCCTTGATCAGCTTGATTCCGATTTTGATCGTGTTCTTGTTTGCCGAGAAATATTTTGTGGAAGGCTCCAAAACTTCTGGATTGAAATAG